From the Erythrolamprus reginae isolate rEryReg1 chromosome Z, rEryReg1.hap1, whole genome shotgun sequence genome, one window contains:
- the LOC139154052 gene encoding olfactory receptor 14A16-like: MEALIYPNVLGNTKVRTYDDLLDEDKTNPIYIACVTGNILIIIIVILNIHLHIPMYFFVLNLSIVDLGYITVTIPKVIANSLMKTKIILYSHCAAQMFSFVLFAASEFFLLTVMAYDRYVAICHPLQYETLMDRSRCIQMASCAWMGGILTAILHTGVTFANTFCSNVIYQFFCEIPEILRLSCSDMYLIEIGAIIFSGFLYFACFVFIVNSYGQIFKAIIRISSVKDRQKAFSTCLPHLIVVSLFFFFGLFAYFRPINRIPSQMDLVAAVAYCVVPPCMNPVIYSMRNKDIKRGLWKLIAWRSFRGKNPSYCKLLSFTCITVVFV; this comes from the coding sequence AAACCAACCCAATTTATATTGCATGTGTGACGGGAAATATACTCATCATCATCAtagtaattttaaatattcatctTCATATCCCAATGTATTTTTTTGTCCTAAATCTATCAATTGTTGACCTGGGCTATATCACGGTCACCATCCCCAAAGTCATAGCCAATTCCTTAATGAAAACAAAGATAATCCTCTATTCTCATTGTGCTGCCCAAATGTTCTCCTTTGTTCTCTTTGCAGCATCTGAATTCTTTCTACTGACAGTTATGGCCTACGATCGTTATGTTGCTATTTGTCATCCACTTCAATATGAAACTTTAATGGACAGATCCAGATGTATCCAAATGGCAAGCTGTGCCTGGATGGGTGGCATTCTAACAGCAATACTGCACACTGGTGTCACATTTGCAAACACCTTTTGCTCCAATGTGATCTACCAATTCTTTTGTGAAATCCCAGAAATTCTCAGGCTCTCCTGCTCTGATATGTATCTCATTGAAATTGGGGCTATTATTTTCAGTGGCTTTTTATATTTTGCctgttttgttttcattgttaaTTCTTATGGACAGATCTTCAAAGCAATAATAAGAATTTCCTCTGTAAAAGATAGACAGAAGGCCTTCTCTACCTGTTTGCCTCACCTTATTGTGGTTTCTCTGTTCTTCTTTTttggcttatttgcttatttccgGCCAATTAACAGGATTCCATCGCAGATGGATTTAGTGGCTGCTGTAGCCTACTGTGTGGTGCCACCATGCATGAATCCAGTGATATATAGCATGAGGAATAAAGATATAAAGCGAGGACTTTGGAAACTCATTGCCTGGAGATCTTTCAGGGGGAAAAATCCCTCATACTGTAAGCTTTTATCCTTCACATGTATAACTGTAGTGTTTGTgtag